A stretch of the Actinoalloteichus fjordicus genome encodes the following:
- a CDS encoding protein phosphatase 2C domain-containing protein, whose protein sequence is MKSVHRAFSYSVPKNGREESENEDQVGYDEAAGRFAVADGASTAARSEVWARILVESFLSDGTDPSATNVLPLLRKRWETETAAQATSWVAQEKLRQGSAAAFVGLSLRDGGYQVIAVGDACYLHLRNNRVVRFGPVASAAEFTRFPSLVRTDGGPRSIDQRGEYRTGDRFLLVTDALAAFLMRRLERSGPKIRLPRFAKADWTGDQQAFAAIIAGYRDEGLANDDTTACVIRT, encoded by the coding sequence ATGAAGTCGGTGCATCGAGCGTTCTCCTACTCTGTGCCCAAGAACGGCAGGGAGGAGTCGGAGAACGAGGATCAGGTGGGCTACGACGAGGCAGCGGGCCGCTTTGCCGTCGCGGACGGGGCATCCACGGCCGCCCGATCCGAGGTCTGGGCGCGCATCCTCGTCGAGTCGTTTCTCTCGGATGGGACGGACCCGTCTGCGACGAACGTGCTGCCGCTGCTTCGGAAGAGGTGGGAAACGGAGACCGCTGCGCAAGCCACGTCCTGGGTCGCGCAGGAGAAGCTCCGGCAGGGCAGTGCAGCGGCGTTCGTCGGCCTGAGCCTCCGCGACGGTGGCTACCAGGTGATTGCCGTCGGCGATGCCTGCTACCTCCATCTGCGGAATAACCGAGTCGTCAGGTTCGGGCCCGTTGCCTCGGCGGCGGAGTTCACCCGGTTCCCGAGCCTGGTGCGCACCGACGGCGGGCCCCGATCAATCGACCAGCGCGGTGAGTACCGCACGGGCGACCGGTTTTTGCTGGTGACCGATGCGTTGGCGGCATTCCTGATGCGGCGGCTGGAACGGAGCGGTCCGAAGATCAGACTGCCCCGCTTCGCCAAGGCCGACTGGACGGGAGATCAACAGGCCTTTGCTGCGATCATCGCGGGTTATCGAGACGAGGGTCTCGCCAACGACGACACTACCGCGTGCGTGATCAGGACATGA